The following coding sequences are from one Aliarcobacter skirrowii CCUG 10374 window:
- a CDS encoding PIG-L deacetylase family protein, with the protein MNKKILIIAAHPDDEVLGCFGTVARLIKEGYEAYTLILGEGKTSRDEKRVVENKKDEIEILNSEIKRANDTIGIKKTFIYNFADNRFDSVDLLDIVKVISKIKEEIKPDVIFTHYENDLNIDHQITYKAVITATRPMQDECVKEIYSFEVLSSTEWNYPLTFSPDTFFDIEDTLDLKISAMKEYKSELCTYPHPRSIEGIELNAQYQGMRVGKKYVEAFKSVRVIR; encoded by the coding sequence ATGAATAAAAAAATATTAATAATAGCAGCCCATCCAGATGATGAGGTTTTAGGATGTTTTGGAACAGTTGCAAGACTTATAAAAGAGGGATATGAAGCTTATACTTTGATATTGGGTGAAGGAAAAACAAGTAGAGATGAAAAAAGAGTAGTTGAAAATAAAAAAGATGAAATAGAGATTTTAAATAGCGAAATAAAAAGAGCAAATGATACCATAGGAATAAAAAAAACCTTTATTTATAATTTTGCTGATAATAGATTTGATAGTGTTGATTTACTTGATATTGTAAAAGTAATTTCAAAAATAAAAGAAGAGATAAAACCAGATGTTATTTTTACTCATTATGAAAATGATTTGAATATAGACCATCAAATTACATACAAAGCTGTTATAACTGCAACAAGACCTATGCAAGATGAGTGTGTAAAAGAGATTTATAGCTTTGAAGTTTTATCATCAACAGAATGGAATTATCCATTAACATTCTCCCCAGATACATTTTTTGATATAGAGGATACCTTGGATTTGAAAATTAGTGCTATGAAAGAGTATAAATCAGAACTTTGTACTTATCCACATCCAAGAAGCATTGAAGGAATAGAGCTAAATGCACAATATCAAGGTATGAGAGTTGGCAAAAAATATGTTGAAGCTTTTAAAAGTGTAAGAGTAATAAGATGA
- a CDS encoding LicD family protein, which produces MKNIVLFGSGNGAKEYLLKNKDDNILALFDNDIKKHGTSFEGIKIYSPSKINSFNFDEIVIVSQWAKDIYEQLINELKLDKEKIIIPAKKDIKEANRPFEDKQTIELGRNIIKEFSKLAMQDNIVLYLDFGTLLGIVRDKDIIEWDDDIDFSVSNISKDVLDDWVQNSLKNLKFPYKMLIENKEFCYMIKFENSLRSFETTINLRVTKEDYSIHLPSKGMWYASKIHFEKYDIVNYQGQDVFVPYDYENYLTFLYGNWRIPKKDITMADYANLGKVEINKFI; this is translated from the coding sequence TTGAAAAATATTGTACTATTTGGTAGTGGAAATGGAGCTAAAGAGTATCTTCTTAAAAATAAAGATGACAATATTTTGGCGCTATTTGATAATGATATAAAAAAACATGGAACTTCTTTTGAAGGTATCAAAATTTATTCTCCAAGCAAGATAAATAGTTTTAATTTTGATGAGATAGTTATAGTTTCTCAATGGGCAAAAGATATTTATGAGCAACTAATAAATGAGTTAAAATTAGATAAAGAGAAGATTATTATTCCTGCAAAAAAAGATATAAAAGAAGCAAATAGACCATTTGAAGATAAGCAAACAATAGAGTTAGGGAGAAATATAATTAAAGAGTTTTCAAAATTGGCTATGCAGGATAATATAGTTTTGTATTTAGATTTTGGAACTTTGTTAGGAATTGTTAGAGATAAAGATATTATAGAGTGGGATGATGATATTGATTTTTCTGTATCAAATATATCTAAAGATGTTTTGGATGATTGGGTACAAAATAGTTTGAAAAATTTAAAATTTCCTTATAAAATGTTAATTGAAAATAAAGAATTTTGCTATATGATTAAATTTGAAAATAGTCTTAGGAGTTTTGAAACAACTATTAATCTTAGAGTAACTAAAGAAGATTATTCTATACATTTACCAAGTAAAGGGATGTGGTATGCTTCTAAAATACACTTTGAGAAGTATGATATTGTTAACTATCAAGGGCAAGATGTTTTTGTTCCATATGATTATGAAAATTATTTAACTTTTCTTTATGGTAATTGGAGAATACCAAAAAAAGATATAACAATGGCAGATTATGCAAATTTAGGAAAAGTTGAAATTAATAAATTTATATAA
- the pseG gene encoding UDP-2,4-diacetamido-2,4,6-trideoxy-beta-L-altropyranose hydrolase, with translation MNILIRADSSSYIGTGHIMRDLVLAKQYKNENIIFATQDLVGNINHKIIEAGYKIELLKSNDFKELNDLIKKLNIDMVIIDNYNIDYNFEKKLKEDNSSLKFFVLDDTYEKHFCDILLNHNIYADEKKYKNKVPKHCELRCGAKYTLLRDEFLEAKKAKKRVKKKNKTIFLAMGGADHKNLNIKILKVVEKFKKSLKVNLVTTTANKNLEELKEYCKDKKWINLQINSNEVEKLMSKSDFAIVTPSVTANEIFYLDLPMITIKTAKNQKEMYKYLKKKGYFTMKKFDKQKLNKYLKLFLKRSV, from the coding sequence ATGAATATTTTAATAAGAGCTGATTCATCTTCATATATTGGAACTGGACATATTATGAGAGATTTAGTTTTGGCTAAACAATATAAAAATGAAAATATCATTTTTGCTACACAAGATTTAGTTGGAAATATAAATCATAAAATTATTGAAGCAGGTTATAAAATAGAACTTCTAAAATCAAATGATTTTAAAGAGTTAAATGATTTAATAAAAAAACTAAATATTGATATGGTAATAATTGATAATTATAATATAGATTATAATTTTGAAAAAAAATTAAAAGAAGATAACTCAAGTTTAAAATTTTTTGTTTTAGATGATACTTATGAAAAACATTTTTGTGATATTTTATTAAATCATAATATATATGCAGATGAAAAAAAATATAAAAACAAAGTGCCAAAGCATTGCGAACTGCGATGTGGAGCTAAATATACACTCTTAAGAGATGAGTTTTTGGAAGCTAAAAAAGCCAAAAAGAGAGTAAAGAAAAAAAATAAAACAATATTTTTGGCAATGGGTGGAGCTGATCATAAAAATTTAAATATAAAAATTTTAAAAGTAGTAGAAAAGTTTAAAAAATCTTTGAAAGTAAATTTAGTAACTACAACAGCAAATAAAAATTTAGAAGAGCTAAAAGAGTATTGTAAAGATAAAAAGTGGATAAATCTACAAATTAACTCAAATGAAGTTGAAAAATTAATGAGCAAGAGTGATTTTGCAATTGTAACTCCAAGTGTTACAGCAAATGAGATTTTTTATTTAGATTTGCCTATGATTACTATAAAAACAGCTAAAAATCAAAAAGAGATGTATAAATATTTAAAGAAAAAAGGGTATTTTACAATGAAAAAGTTTGACAAACAAAAGTTAAATAAATATTTAAAACTATTTTTAAAGAGGTCAGTATGA
- the aepX gene encoding phosphoenolpyruvate mutase has product MSKKVYVGMSADLVHPGHMNILKIAAEYGEVTVGLLTDKAIASYKRLPYMTYSQRKSVIENIKGVKEVIPQNTLDYRPNLELLKPDFVVHGDDWKEGVQAKTRQQVIDTLALWGGELIEPSYTDGISSTALNKSLKELGTTPDIRRSRLRRLIDSKEVVRIMETHNALSGLIVENIKANNGIEYDGMWSSSLTDSTSKGKPDIEAVDVTARINTVNEIFEVTTKPMIYDADTGGIAEHFAFTVRTLERTGVSAVIIEDKTGLKKNSLFGTEVEQTQDSIENFCAKIKVGKKAQITDDFMIIARIESLILDKGMDDAIARAKAYIEAGADGIMIHSRQKSPNEILEFCKILRDYNENIPIVVVPTSFNQITAKELSQAGVNIVIYANHMLRAAYPGMKNVAKSILENDRSLEAEEQLLSIKEILDLIPGTK; this is encoded by the coding sequence ATGAGTAAAAAAGTTTATGTAGGAATGAGTGCTGATTTAGTACACCCAGGGCATATGAATATATTAAAAATAGCAGCAGAGTATGGTGAAGTTACAGTTGGACTACTTACAGATAAAGCAATAGCAAGTTATAAAAGACTTCCTTATATGACTTATAGTCAGAGAAAATCTGTAATAGAGAATATCAAAGGTGTAAAAGAGGTAATTCCTCAAAATACTCTTGATTATAGACCAAATCTTGAGCTTTTGAAGCCAGATTTTGTAGTTCATGGAGATGATTGGAAAGAGGGAGTTCAAGCAAAAACTAGACAACAAGTTATTGATACTTTAGCTTTATGGGGTGGAGAATTAATAGAGCCATCTTACACTGATGGAATATCTTCAACAGCACTAAACAAATCTCTAAAAGAACTTGGAACTACTCCTGATATTAGAAGAAGTAGGCTTAGAAGATTAATTGATTCAAAAGAAGTAGTAAGAATTATGGAAACACATAATGCTTTAAGTGGTTTAATAGTTGAAAATATAAAAGCAAATAATGGTATTGAATATGATGGAATGTGGTCAAGTTCTCTTACAGATTCAACTTCAAAAGGAAAACCCGATATTGAAGCAGTAGATGTAACTGCTAGAATAAATACAGTAAATGAGATATTTGAAGTTACTACAAAACCCATGATTTATGATGCAGATACAGGTGGAATAGCAGAACATTTCGCATTTACAGTACGAACATTAGAGCGAACAGGTGTTAGTGCTGTTATTATTGAAGATAAAACAGGATTGAAAAAAAACTCATTATTTGGAACAGAAGTTGAACAAACACAAGATAGTATAGAAAACTTTTGTGCAAAAATAAAAGTTGGTAAAAAAGCACAAATAACAGATGATTTTATGATAATTGCTAGAATTGAGAGTTTGATACTTGATAAAGGTATGGATGATGCAATTGCTAGAGCAAAAGCTTATATAGAAGCTGGAGCTGATGGCATAATGATTCACTCAAGACAAAAATCTCCAAATGAAATATTAGAGTTTTGTAAAATATTAAGAGATTATAATGAGAATATTCCAATAGTTGTAGTTCCAACTAGTTTTAATCAAATAACAGCAAAAGAGTTAAGCCAAGCTGGAGTTAATATTGTAATTTATGCAAATCATATGTTAAGAGCTGCATATCCAGGAATGAAAAATGTTGCAAAATCTATTTTAGAAAATGATAGAAGCCTTGAAGCTGAAGAGCAACTACTATCTATAAAAGAGATTTTAGATTTAATTCCAGGTACAAAATAG
- a CDS encoding GNAT family N-acetyltransferase produces MILKFKNFINLYEEEKIDILVIRNSKYIRENMSNDNIIEKDSHFNWIENLVNDENSKYFAIFFDNKLQGSVYFNINQQNECFWGIYLDERSSAIISSLSAYIFLEFIINTMSIEKIFSSVKKNNSQALNFNKNFGFEIFKDDEDFFYLKLSKEIWENSKKSRLLKPIKRYLDKIEYYFE; encoded by the coding sequence ATGATATTAAAATTTAAGAATTTTATAAATTTATATGAAGAAGAGAAAATAGATATATTGGTAATAAGGAATAGTAAATATATAAGAGAAAATATGAGTAATGATAATATTATAGAAAAAGATTCTCATTTTAATTGGATTGAAAATTTAGTAAATGATGAAAATAGTAAGTATTTTGCAATTTTTTTTGATAATAAACTTCAAGGTTCGGTATATTTCAATATTAATCAACAAAATGAATGTTTTTGGGGAATATATTTAGATGAAAGAAGTTCAGCTATTATCTCATCTTTAAGTGCGTATATTTTTCTAGAATTTATAATAAACACTATGAGTATTGAAAAAATATTTTCATCTGTAAAAAAAAATAATTCTCAAGCATTAAATTTTAACAAAAATTTTGGATTTGAAATATTCAAAGATGATGAAGATTTTTTTTATTTGAAACTATCAAAAGAAATTTGGGAAAATAGTAAAAAATCAAGATTACTAAAACCAATTAAAAGATATTTAGATAAAATTGAATATTACTTTGAATAG
- a CDS encoding thiamine pyrophosphate-dependent enzyme → MALDTKLFINRLIEKEYTHLCVVPCSFAQYVINEAINNPNIEYLPCASEAVACSIAAGLKMAGKKPIVIVQSSGVTNMGSCITSLLKPYGVTFPILSSWRTYKFPDSEIQHQHLATELPQLIEAYGYENVILDNENIDNAISQINLCDTTETICVIKKDSFTKVELEDIHKLDLSNYTPRSKFLIALNNLFKNDDTLFIGTTGNTAREMYSFMKDTNNFYMAGNMGGALSLGLGAAKAGKKVVVCGGDAEFVMHMGGICTAGRYKDEIDLTYILFDNESNKSTGGQNTYQSHINYIAIAKASGLNTVEQTVISLNDFSNTISELDKTKGLKFLHVKCGNDEETPRPPIEVVKVSKFQ, encoded by the coding sequence GTGGCTTTAGATACAAAACTATTTATAAATAGATTAATTGAAAAAGAGTATACGCATTTGTGTGTAGTTCCTTGTTCGTTTGCTCAATATGTTATAAATGAAGCTATAAATAATCCAAATATTGAGTATCTTCCATGTGCTAGTGAAGCAGTTGCTTGCAGTATCGCAGCTGGACTTAAAATGGCTGGGAAAAAACCAATTGTAATTGTTCAATCAAGTGGTGTTACAAATATGGGAAGTTGTATTACAAGTCTATTGAAACCTTATGGTGTTACATTTCCAATTCTATCAAGCTGGAGAACATATAAATTTCCAGATAGTGAAATACAACATCAACACTTAGCAACAGAACTTCCACAACTCATAGAAGCTTATGGATATGAAAATGTTATTTTAGATAATGAAAATATTGATAACGCTATATCTCAAATAAATTTATGTGATACAACAGAAACAATTTGTGTTATAAAAAAAGATAGTTTTACAAAAGTAGAGTTAGAAGATATTCATAAATTAGATTTATCAAATTATACTCCTAGAAGTAAATTTTTAATAGCTTTAAATAATCTATTTAAAAATGATGATACATTATTTATTGGAACAACAGGAAACACAGCCCGTGAGATGTATAGCTTTATGAAAGATACAAATAACTTTTATATGGCTGGAAATATGGGTGGAGCTTTAAGCCTTGGACTTGGAGCTGCAAAAGCTGGTAAAAAAGTAGTAGTTTGTGGTGGTGATGCTGAGTTTGTAATGCATATGGGAGGTATTTGTACAGCTGGAAGATATAAAGATGAGATAGATTTAACATATATTCTATTTGATAATGAATCAAATAAGAGTACAGGTGGTCAAAATACATATCAAAGTCATATAAATTATATTGCTATTGCTAAAGCTTCAGGGCTTAATACGGTAGAGCAAACAGTTATTTCTCTTAATGATTTTTCTAATACAATCAGTGAACTTGACAAGACAAAAGGTCTTAAATTTTTACATGTTAAATGTGGAAATGATGAGGAAACTCCAAGACCACCAATAGAAGTGGTAAAAGTGAGTAAATTTCAATGA
- the pseI gene encoding pseudaminic acid synthase, with translation MKIGNFDLNKDGVYIIAELSANHNGSLQTALDSIKAAKEIGANAIKLQTSKPDGITLNSKNKDFMIDGGTLWDGKNLYELYEQAYTPWEWHKELFDYARSIDIDIFSTPFDKSAVDFLEQFNPSAYKIASFEITDYELVRYTASKAKPIIISTGIATIDEIQDVVDICRSVGNENIILLKCTSEYPAPLNEANLKTIPNMKDTFGVEVGFSDHTMGHIAPVVAVSFGAKVIEKHFILDKNIGGLDSEFSLDKKEFEEMIKAVRDSEKLIGRVDYSLNKKREKQRRFARSLYVSKDIKEGEVFSEDNIKSVRPFYGLHPKYLKDILGKTAGKDYKFGDRLTI, from the coding sequence ATGAAAATAGGTAATTTTGATTTAAATAAAGATGGAGTTTATATAATTGCAGAACTTAGCGCAAATCATAATGGAAGTTTGCAAACAGCTTTGGATTCAATAAAAGCTGCAAAAGAGATAGGTGCAAATGCAATAAAACTTCAGACATCAAAACCAGATGGAATTACTTTGAACTCAAAAAATAAAGATTTTATGATAGATGGTGGGACATTGTGGGATGGAAAAAATCTTTATGAACTCTATGAACAGGCTTACACTCCTTGGGAGTGGCATAAAGAACTTTTTGATTATGCTAGAAGCATAGATATTGATATTTTTTCAACACCTTTTGATAAAAGTGCAGTTGATTTTCTTGAACAATTTAATCCAAGTGCATATAAAATCGCCTCTTTTGAAATAACTGATTATGAGCTTGTAAGATATACAGCTTCAAAAGCTAAGCCTATTATTATAAGCACAGGAATTGCAACTATTGATGAGATACAAGATGTTGTAGATATTTGTAGAAGTGTAGGAAATGAGAATATTATTCTTCTAAAATGTACAAGTGAATATCCAGCACCATTAAATGAAGCAAATTTAAAAACAATACCAAATATGAAAGATACTTTTGGTGTTGAGGTTGGATTTTCTGATCATACTATGGGGCATATTGCACCAGTAGTTGCTGTATCTTTTGGAGCAAAAGTAATAGAGAAGCACTTTATTTTGGATAAAAATATTGGTGGATTAGATAGTGAATTTTCTTTAGATAAAAAAGAGTTTGAAGAGATGATAAAAGCTGTTAGAGATAGTGAAAAGTTAATTGGAAGAGTTGATTATAGTTTAAATAAAAAAAGAGAAAAACAGCGTCGTTTTGCAAGAAGTTTGTATGTATCAAAAGATATAAAAGAGGGCGAAGTTTTTAGTGAAGATAATATAAAAAGTGTAAGACCTTTTTATGGACTGCATCCAAAATATTTAAAAGATATTTTAGGTAAAACTGCTGGGAAAGATTATAAATTTGGCGATAGATTAACAATTTAG
- a CDS encoding ANL family adenylate-forming protein yields MSFILEKFKSFNSKNAIVFEDRIYSYEEFIKQIKDYKNILDKHNISSKVVVILGDYSFYNLALFFALYENKNIIVPITSNIKKVQDDFIKESFCQTIIKTDEKNLLIQNLKTTFSHNMIDNLREKNSSGLILFSSGSTGKPKAMVHNLDTLINSFKDKKEKSMNMLVFLMFDHIGGLNTVFNALSMGACLIIPKIKDAKTICELIEKYKIMVLPSSPTFLNLILISEEYKNYDLSSLRMITYGTETMPQSLLLKLKEVFPKVKFLQTFGTSETGISTTSSKSSNSLFMKLEDINGEYKIVDNELWLRSKTQVLGYLNASMDSFTSDGWFKTGDLVEVDDEYIKIIGRAKEVINVGGQKVLPSEIESIILEMEEISDCMVYAEQNAITGQTVVCDVVLNKNIENIKKRVRVFCKDRLDAYKIPTKVNVVDKTNFSDRFKKIRNKGSI; encoded by the coding sequence ATGAGTTTTATACTAGAAAAATTTAAAAGTTTTAACTCTAAAAATGCAATAGTTTTTGAAGATAGAATATACAGTTATGAAGAGTTTATTAAGCAAATAAAAGATTATAAAAATATTTTAGATAAGCACAATATATCTTCGAAAGTTGTTGTAATTTTGGGTGATTACTCTTTTTATAATCTAGCACTATTTTTTGCTCTATATGAAAATAAAAATATAATTGTACCAATTACTTCAAATATAAAAAAAGTTCAAGATGATTTTATAAAAGAGTCATTTTGTCAAACTATTATAAAAACTGATGAAAAAAATCTTTTAATACAAAATTTAAAAACTACATTTTCGCATAATATGATAGATAATTTAAGAGAAAAAAATAGTTCTGGTCTTATTCTTTTTTCAAGTGGAAGTACAGGAAAACCAAAGGCTATGGTACATAACCTTGATACTTTAATAAATTCTTTCAAAGATAAAAAAGAGAAATCTATGAATATGTTGGTTTTTTTGATGTTTGATCATATTGGTGGATTAAATACAGTTTTTAATGCTTTATCTATGGGAGCTTGTTTGATTATTCCAAAAATAAAAGATGCAAAAACTATTTGTGAACTTATAGAAAAATATAAAATTATGGTTCTTCCAAGTAGTCCAACTTTTTTAAATCTTATTTTAATCTCTGAAGAGTATAAAAACTATGATTTAAGTAGCTTGCGAATGATTACTTACGGTACTGAAACAATGCCACAATCACTTCTTTTAAAATTAAAAGAAGTTTTTCCAAAGGTTAAATTTTTACAAACATTTGGAACAAGTGAAACAGGAATTAGCACTACTAGTTCAAAATCATCAAACTCTTTATTTATGAAACTTGAAGATATAAATGGTGAATATAAAATAGTAGATAATGAACTTTGGCTTAGAAGTAAAACTCAAGTTTTAGGCTATTTAAATGCTTCAATGGATAGTTTTACAAGTGATGGTTGGTTTAAAACTGGAGATTTAGTTGAGGTTGATGATGAGTATATAAAAATTATTGGAAGAGCTAAAGAGGTTATAAATGTAGGTGGTCAAAAAGTTCTTCCTTCTGAGATTGAATCTATTATTTTAGAGATGGAAGAGATTAGCGATTGTATGGTTTATGCAGAGCAAAATGCAATTACAGGACAAACTGTTGTTTGTGATGTAGTTTTAAATAAGAATATAGAAAATATCAAAAAAAGAGTAAGGGTTTTTTGTAAAGATAGATTAGATGCTTATAAAATACCTACAAAGGTGAATGTAGTTGATAAAACAAATTTTAGTGATAGATTTAAGAAAATTAGAAATAAAGGTAGCATTTGA
- a CDS encoding SDR family NAD(P)-dependent oxidoreductase has product MSKVVVITGTSKGIGKAMALYYLNKNFVVAGCSRSSSSIDYENYRHFELDITDEKAVVSMIRAIKKEFKKIDILINNAGIASMNHILTTSNESISKLFNTNFLGTFLFTREVAKVMMKEKYGRVINFSTIAKPLRLEGEAVYAASKAAIESFTQTSSKELNSFNITVNAIGPTPIETDLIKAVPKDKIEDLLNKQTIKRFGTFEDIINVVDFFIDDRSSFITGQIIYLGGVNN; this is encoded by the coding sequence ATGAGTAAAGTAGTTGTTATAACTGGAACTTCAAAAGGAATTGGAAAAGCAATGGCTTTATACTATCTAAATAAAAATTTTGTAGTTGCTGGTTGTAGTAGAAGCAGTAGTTCAATAGATTATGAAAATTATAGACATTTTGAATTAGATATTACAGATGAAAAAGCTGTTGTAAGTATGATAAGAGCTATAAAAAAAGAGTTTAAAAAAATAGATATTCTTATAAACAATGCTGGAATCGCATCTATGAATCATATTCTTACAACTTCAAATGAGTCAATATCAAAACTTTTTAATACAAATTTTTTAGGAACTTTTTTATTTACTAGAGAAGTAGCAAAAGTTATGATGAAAGAAAAATATGGAAGAGTAATAAACTTTTCAACTATTGCAAAACCACTTAGACTAGAAGGTGAAGCTGTTTATGCTGCAAGTAAAGCTGCAATTGAGAGTTTTACTCAAACTTCTTCAAAGGAGTTAAACTCTTTTAATATAACAGTAAATGCTATTGGTCCAACTCCAATAGAGACTGATTTAATAAAAGCTGTTCCAAAAGATAAAATTGAAGATTTATTAAATAAGCAGACAATTAAGAGATTTGGAACATTTGAAGATATTATAAATGTAGTTGATTTTTTTATTGATGATAGAAGTAGTTTTATAACTGGTCAGATAATTTATCTTGGTGGAGTTAATAACTAA